CTGACCAGACTGCACTTCCGTTATATTGTCCATCAGAATGATACCGATACGGCCATCTTTCTCCAGGTTGAATACCAATCCAGCGGCAAATGTTGTGGGGCTCACCTGAATCTGAATGATGGTGTTGTACGCCACACCGGGATTCCCAGGCGCGGGGATTAGAGTGGCAATGGTGCCATCGATCGAGTGAACATAGCCAATCATCTCAGTTGTTTTAAAGAATGACTTCTGAGCAGAAGATGTGCTGCTTGTGGTGCTGGCACCTGCCGGTGCCGTTGCTGCGCTCGCTAGGGGGCAGGCCAGGGCACAGCGTGACGCCAACCCGGAGGCAAACTTGGAACCAAAGCGACGCATACTTTGTGCAGGTGGTGTTGCTTAGATGACTTGGGACCCTAGGAAAAGTGTtagaaatgaaaatattattttaaaaatgaTTTTGGTAGACATATATCGGCAATACGAGGTGTGTGCATGCTGCCGTTGCAGTTGTAGGCCCATGTTCATATGGGTTTGTATTTTAATACAGCGTGTACGATACGTCATACTTTTTTCTCTAACTTTCGGCTCCATTTTGTTCTGTAAATATGTTTTTCAATGCCTTGCATCAATTTACACAAACCGTAAGCCTTTGTATTATTGCTTCCAAAACTTTTACCCCCACCACACAACAGGGCAGCAGTCACCACAAACGCTAAGAAATGCGTGTTCCCGTAATGTTTGGTCCATCAAGCATCAATTTACAAAACACCACGTCTGTGGTTTGGCTGCCAGTTTGCTTCAATTTCTTGAGCGAATGGAGAGCCGGGCTCCAGTGGAGGGAAAACGGAACGACGTCCCACTACGGTACACAGaagaaatagaaacaaaCATTTCGTGATTGCACGGAGATAAAGAACGACGTCCTTTGTCTCCGTTGCAGCTAAGGAAAGCCGCCCCCCTCTTATGTACGACAGCTCACCGGAGAGCCTTCTCCAACGGTAAGGAAGGAGTGCCCTTTGATATGACCAGTACTCACGCCAAACACTTGCACAGAGATCCTCACCCGAGCGGTAATGCTCTTCAACATGACGCTTTAACGGCTCATTCATGCGATCGATCCTCTTGCTCATGGATGTCGCGAGTGCGGTAAGTGGTCTTGTAAGAGCTTTTCGTGACATTATGCTGGTCGTGTGGTTATGCTGTTATGTGCGTGTTCCTTCTGTGTCACAGCGACACCAAAGGTTAGGTGAAGTACCTCGGAACGAATGTCGTAGTAGCAAATAGAATCAAGTAACCTTCAAGTCCCTGAAATTGTTCAGGATAGTAATACAACAActataacaaaaaaagaaaggaacaaatCCGTTTGCCAAGGGATGTCAACAGAACACCTCCAACGCCAGCAACAGTAAAGCAGATTGAAGGGGACTGGGAAGATGCTAAGGATCAATTGGAGATGAGGGGGAAGACCGGAGAGCCGCACGGGCGTAGTCCCTGCCCCGCATCttagagaaacaaaacatgTGGCAACGCTTGCACATTGTTGATAGGTATGAGCATTGGCATCCCGGAAAGTCTCAAACATAAGATGATGAGAAAGGGGAGGAGTGAAAAGAAATTTGAAAAGTGCCTGTGTAGGCTCACATCTACACCAAGGTAAAGTGGCGGATCACGGTTCTTGAGACGGCCATCAACTCAGCACAACTTACGCGAATAGGCACGAGGGGGAAAGGCTTAAAAGAgaacatcctcctcctctcccacCGCAAACCGAGGGAATTAATTACCACAAATGCGATTCCGCTCCCATCCCTACAGAGAACGAGTTTTCTCACCCCCGCTCGCGCGCACGCAGGCAAAATAAGCAAACAACTTCATGGTGTGCTGCCGCAAACCACCTGCCGTGATCACAATCATGCTTCGcctccgccccccccccccccaacggTGACATGTCCCTGTCAGAGCGACGAACAAACAAGTAAACGATACACTTGAAAATTATCCATAGGGAGTGGTATTGACAATCCGGAAATTTGTCGACTGGTGCTACGCCGCGTCGCAAACTTGACAAACTGCTCTCATCCACACCTGCAGCTCATCGATCTGGTTTACGTGAATGCGGCTTTCCACAATACAAGTACAATGCCGGAAGGACTTTTCGTAGTAGCTGACAATGCGAAAAAGTTCGTGTGCAAccgaaaagggagaggaccGAGAGGGACAAGTtcgagaaaggaaaaaccgACCTACGCCCAATCAATAACTTTCACGGCCAGAGGGACGGCGTCACCAGCACGCGGTCGTTACACATGTATAGAAATGTTCCTTTGCGTCACTCATAATATGTCTGGACCATCAATAACAGTGGGACTGTATCCAATTACCCCCACAACAGGTACAATAGAATGAGTAGGTGCCACAAGCAGTGCTTAACAGTTAGAAGGTTTGTATTCATACCACTGAACAAGTGAATAGGCGCCCCGATGTTCACTTCCCCCCCGTGGTTCTCATGAGCCTTTCGCGGGAACGGAGAAGCGAATGCCAGGGACaacacctcctcctcctacggagggagaaaaaagtttgTACCGGAGCAGCACTGAGAACGAATACCCTTTGGAAAACTTGTCACCGCCCCTGCTGCTCAAAGGGCGCGTCATTTCTGATAGACCGAACGCAACAATACATGTAAATGTCTTCACATGGACTCTTCAACCTCGCCTTTATGTCCTATTTGTTGCAAGTGTGTCCCGCACATCGGGGTGTCATCTTCTGACGCCTGAAACCGAGGATGCCCACCACCTCAACCTACGTAAACCAGGGGAAGGACGGGCGTAGATGCAGCTAGCATTTCAGCTTCCTTTCCCCATGTAAGCATGTCATGCACTTCCGCCCCCTAATGTCGCCACCTTTTCTTCCAACAAaatcacacatacatacacagtGTTTGATGTGTTACCTTTCTAGAGATGCCACGGTGAGAGTGAAGGCGAGGAGGAGCAGGAACATAATTCAGTGCTGGACGAAAAGGGGGATGTCCACCAGACGCACCGCTCACTACGTGTAGTGTGTATGTACTTAAATACGCTTAAGTTACTTAATGTTAAATAGCGCGCCGTCAGTCCTGAGCTGCAAGAAGGAAGCGCCTCCACAGCTCATCGTCGTTGGGCCCGTCACCGGGTTCGGTAGAAATCGATGAGGGCTCGTGCAGATCCTTCTTACGTaaccccttcttctttgtgggcTCCTGTCGCAACGCAAAGGTAGCAACTGTTGTATTAGGGTCTGGGGGTTTCCCGCTAAACTTGGGTTCAACTCGTTTCGTCGCATCGCCTTGCACTCCTTCTGCAGGCcgttcctcctcatcctcactGCAGTATGGCTCATCTTTGTGATCCATCACACCATCAACTATGTTGAATGAACTGTAATGTTCAATTACCTTCATATGCTTTGCCTCAGACAACCCCATTGTGTCGCGATAGTGCTTGTTTGATTCAAATGGGGGTGCACTAAACCATGGGATGCGTCCACGTTGCCAGTCGTATAGAACCATGCGTGCTGCTGCCTCTGTATCCGGCTCTCCTCCCGTTACGAGTTTGCCACGAAGTTTCGCCAACTTCTCAAGAAAGTCGTTTACGTCCCGCCAACTCGAAATGCCGTACGTCGCAGCAATGTCTTTCGGTTTCACGATGTCGAGGACTGTATTCACCACATCTGTTTTATCAGCGTTCCCCAGGCGCTCCACTCGAACTACACCCTTAAGTACAGCTTGCACATCGTTGTTTGTCTCGCGGTCGTAAACCACCCCTGGGCAATCAATCAAAAAGATATTCCTTGTTAGCGCAACGTACTGCCATacctttgtttcccccgGAATTGGCGCAACCTTGCATACAGACTTGCGCCGCAGTGTATTGATCAATGAACTCTTCCCAACGTTCGGGTACCCGATAATACCCACAGATATTGGTGTTTTAGTGCGACTGCTCCCCCGGTGGGTGACATTCTGCAGCTTTGAAAACTGCCGTAGAAGCGATATCACACTTCCTTTCCCAAAGGGATGGTTTACACTCGCATGGAAAGCGACCGTAGGATAGTCCTTACTCAGAACCTGAAGCCATCGGGCAGTGGCCCACAAAGGAATGAGGTCGCATTTGTTCAAAATGAAGACGAAGTgcttatatttcttttcttttcgcatgTAATCCTCGAGGTACGCACTGCGCGTTCCCAAAGGGTCGCGGGCATCCAAGACGTACAGCACGACGTCTGAGCTGTCAATGACCTTATAAAGTTCGTTCCAAATACGGTTTGATTGTCCCTTGCGCAAGAGACCTTGGTTCTTTGAACGATCGAGGCGCTCAGTCTCTGATTTTTTCACGAGATCACGATCCGTCCCTTTCTTGTGAGTAAGATACTCAGTGTTTTTCGACTCTGCTTTCCTCGCAAAATCTTCCATATCAACAGTGTCTAACCGAATTCGCTTTCGATTAGATTTGTCACCGAAGGTCTTTTCCCACTCCATTAGCTGCCTGACACtgccttcctccttttcggtCATTGTGAGAAGACTGAGGGGAAGTTTCGATTGCTTAATGACAACACTGTACGGGTCTCTGTATTTAGCACCCATTTCTGTCCTAAACTTTTGCAGTGCCTCCTGCCCAATAACTCTTGTGTTGCCAAACCAGCGGCGATCAGGTGCAACACGCACCATCTGCTGTTCAACACGATCCGACGCCTTTAAAACGCTCCCCTTCACAATGTGACCCTTTTCATCACGAACAATCTTGGAAGTGTACATTTTCAATCGCTTGATCGTCCGCTGGTCTCGCAAACTTGTTTTCGTGGGGTCCACACGGCGGTTAACATTCGTAGGTGCGAGGAGGCCTTTCCCGGCCTTTTTACCAGGCTTCCCCATTATCTACTCTACCTTCTCTGACAACTCTTTTAAAAGAAGTAATGGGTGAGGGGACTTATTAGACACATCAACCAAACGCCTTTGTATCACTCCGCTGAGGGACAATGCAGTATATTTGTCGTGCGCTGCCCAACAACGCAGCACGAAGGCTCATGCACTTTCCCCACGTATTATTGCACCGTCTGTTTAAAATTGGGGGatgataaaatgaaaaagaacacaGAGCTATTAAAGGTGTGGAGTGAAGGACccactttacttttcttttttgctttctcatctcccctttccttgtTCATTTACCTCCTCACCGTTGGTTTGATAGCTTGGTCAAGCCACGTATATCGACATGCAGCTTCATCAAGATCACTTGGACCGATTTCTACGAAATCCTCGAGTCCCATTATCTTGTGCACAAGTTCTGTATCTTCCTCATTGCGAAGTTTGCAACTCAGACAAACACAAAGGAAATCGTGAAACCCCTTCATCTCATACTTTTCCGCCGCATTTATCGTTTGCAGATAATGCATGATGTTCAAGTCATTCATAAGGCGGGTAGTGAAAAATTCTCTCTCCCAGTCGTCCTTCAAAACATGCTGCACGTTACGATATATGCAGGGCCTAACTGTGCTGCTCACTGCAACCCCATCCATGCCGTACTTAAGTGTCCACTGGGCAAGGCTCTCGAGAACCGCTTCCGGATAATCAAATTCAATATCTTCCTCTTCGCTTGATTTCTCAATAAATTTTAGCCGGTTAAGGTGATCCTTTGATACCTCCGCGTACTTTCCGTCGCTACAGTGCACAACCGCGTAAAGGGACCTGTCAACATTTGCGGTGTTGTAAACGACACGAATGCcgtgtgtggaaaaaacCATAACTTGATTTCGCCGCGgtgatatatatttatatgtgttAGTGGCTCAGTATCTTAGACAGAAATGTGAACAAACAAGCGACAAGAATGGGAGTACGCTAAAgtacatgtgtgtgtgtgtgggggggggggaggaggtttCGTCGTGGCCATATAACATGATAGTCCACGaagagcaataataataatgacaacaacagcacaccAGCAACTttaatgaataaaaaaatattgatATTATCACACGGAGCCCTCTTCCAGAATACTAAATTAACACAGCTCACCGCCACGAAAGCAACATAATTAGTTTTCAAtaatatttcaaaaaaaaaaaagtaaaaaagaacgaCAAAGGACGGTAAAATAATTGCAGTCGTGTCCAATTCGATAAACTCAGTAAAACGGACGCTGGAAACCGTCAGTCATCGGGGAAAGGTTCATCCTTACGTTCAAATTCGCACATGCGTCGTGATAAATACCGACgacgaaacacaaacaatggCCCAACAAACAGGAAAACAGCTCCCAAAGCATAAGGgggcacatacacatattacCACAAGGTGGCGACGGCATGAACTGACCAAGTTTTACCCCTGCTAAAAAAATCAACTTCTTACACGAGCGGCTGCCAcaataaagaaggagagcGGCCAGCGAACTCATCCGCTCCACAAACAAACTAGATCAGAGACCATCATAATAATGCCAGTAAAGAAAGCAATGCAACAAACCCCACGGCAATgacggaaaggaaagtatAAACTGTCgggcattaaaaaaaaaaaagaggatggaACGCAGTGGAACCTGCGCCGTAACAACGGGACACGTCCATAATCAAAGCAATgcaaacaataaacaaaggGATAAACGTGTAGACGGAAATAAAATTAGTTCCACTTAGCAGATTTGGGGCATTACCATTGCACTCAGTGATCTCACCGATCTTTCCACATGAA
This portion of the Trypanosoma brucei brucei TREU927 chromosome 7, complete sequence genome encodes:
- a CDS encoding GTP-binding protein, putative (similar to Autoantigen NGP-1 (Swiss-Prot:Q13823) [Homo sapiens]; similar to GB:CAC32261.1: MMR_HSR1 GTP-binding protein {Leishmania major}), which produces MGKPGKKAGKGLLAPTNVNRRVDPTKTSLRDQRTIKRLKMYTSKIVRDEKGHIVKGSVLKASDRVEQQMVRVAPDRRWFGNTRVIGQEALQKFRTEMGAKYRDPYSVVIKQSKLPLSLLTMTEKEEGSVRQLMEWEKTFGDKSNRKRIRLDTVDMEDFARKAESKNTEYLTHKKGTDRDLVKKSETERLDRSKNQGLLRKGQSNRIWNELYKVIDSSDVVLYVLDARDPLGTRSAYLEDYMRKEKKYKHFVFILNKCDLIPLWATARWLQVLSKDYPTVAFHASVNHPFGKGSVISLLRQFSKLQNVTHRGSSRTKTPISVGIIGYPNVGKSSLINTLRRKSVCKVAPIPGETKVWQYVALTRNIFLIDCPGVVYDRETNNDVQAVLKGVVRVERLGNADKTDVVNTVLDIVKPKDIAATYGISSWRDVNDFLEKLAKLRGKLVTGGEPDTEAAARMVLYDWQRGRIPWFSAPPFESNKHYRDTMGLSEAKHMKVIEHYSSFNIVDGVMDHKDEPYCSEDEEERPAEGVQGDATKRVEPKFSGKPPDPNTTVATFALRQEPTKKKGLRKKDLHEPSSISTEPGDGPNDDELWRRFLLAAQD